AGAAAGCGATATCCTCATCGGAACGCAGCAAGCCCCGATCACCTTACATTGAAAGCAGTTCTCCGCAGGGGTCATATAGCCGCGGTCCGCCACACCGGGAAGAATAGGCCATGAACTGACATCAGATCCTTAAAAAGAACAAACGAATTTAAGCTCCGAGAAGAACCGCGGGAAATTCCGGGGTAGCTGTCCCGGGATCTACCGCTAGATGAGTCAGCGGTCGAGGCCTTGATTTTCGATACTAGAAGTAAACAGAGCAGATGATAGAAGGATAAACATGTGCTGGATTCTGTAGATCAATTCTCATAAATAGAGCATTGGAGCATAGAGTAGGACTTTAATCGCTGTTTTCTCGGAGTCCAGCATATTTCAATGCACATACTTGGCCAGGGCTGCACTCTGTATAGTTCTCCTCATGAAATTTCTCCTCACGACTTTCTCCAATTCTGTGTCATATAAGGCTGATAGCAAAGCAATTAGCAACACAATTTCACATTTAACGAATCAATTGCCAGACAATATTGAAGTGGAGGACCTTATCAATTGTGCATTTGTCACAAGGGTCAAAAAAAATTTACAGAGCGGGCGGACACACCGATTCGCCCAAAACAGCTAACAAGACCACGGtcaattttttctttttcttttcctcttttgtGCTTCTTTCTCCAGAGAATTTTTTTCGAGGACCTTATACTCACAGTCTTTGGTCACTTGGCTGAGCCATTGCGAATTGTTtcgcttctttttcttacaCTCTCCGCTCCTcatctctctcctctccccTCTCCCCTCTTTTCAATTTTTATCCTCCCGCATCCCTTCCACCCCGTTCCTCTCTCGTGTCCGCGCGCGCAAACGCACAACCTCCGATAATGGCTGGCAGTACTCTCGCTATGCGCTCCAGCATGGTCACTCCGTCTACCATGCGCATCTCGTCGTTCTCTCGTGTTGCCCGGCCCTTGCGCTCCAATGGCTTCCTCCAGCAGCAGTCCTTCCAGCGCGCCGCTGCCCGTCGCACTTACGCTGACGCTGCCCCCGCTCCCACCCCGActcccaagcccaagaagaagTTCCGCTTCCTTCGATGGACATGGCGCCTGACCTTGTTGACTGGTGCCGGTCTCACCGGTATGCTGGCGTACAGTATCTATGAGCTGCGGCATCCGATTGAGCAGATTGAGCCTGATCCGTCTAAGAAGACCCTTGTCGTTCTGGGTGCGTTACTCCTGAGAGGAAGGGAAGATGACAGGAGAGAACTTGCGACTAACAGAATCGCATAGGCACCGGTTGGGGTTCTGTTTCCCTGCTGAAGAAGCTCGACACCGAAAACTACAATGTCATCGTCATCTCTCCCCGCAACTACTTCCTGTTCACTCCTTTGCTCCCCTCGTGTACCACCGGTCTGGTTGAGCACCGCTCCATCATGGAACCTATCCGCAATATTCTCCGCCAGAAGAAGGGTGGTGTCCGCTTCTACGAAGCTGAGGCTACCAAGATCGACTACGAGAAGCGCGTTGTCTACATTAGCGATGACTCAGAGATCAAGGGTGAAATCTCGCACACTGAggtgccgttcgacatgttggtcgttggtgttggtgctgAGAATGCTACGTTCGGTATGTGAATAGTCAGATCCTTGGGGGACCGGGGCAGGAGCTAACGGTTGTGCAGGTATCAAGGGTGTCAAGGAGAACTCTTGCTTCTTGAAGGAAGTCGGCGACGCCCAGAAGATCCGCAAGCGCATCATGGACTGTGTCGAAACCGCCATGTTCAAGGATCAGACTGAAGAGGAAGTCAAGCGACTTTTGCACATGGTTGTCGTCGGTGGTGGTCCCACTGGTGTCGAGTTCGCTGGTGAGATCCAGGACTTCTTCAACGAGGACCTTAAGAAGTGGATTCCCGAGATCAAGGACAACTTCCACGTCACTCTTGTCGAGGCTCTCCCCAACGTGCTTCCCATGTTCTCCAAGCAGCTGATCGACTACACCGAATCTACCTTCAAGGAGGAATCCATCACCATCCGTGCCAAGACCATGGTCAAGAACGTGACCGACAAGTTCATCCAGGCCGAGGTTACTAAGCCCGACGGCTCCAAGGAACTGGAGACTATCCCTTACGGTCTGCTCGTCTGGGCCACTGGTAATGCTGTCCGCAACGTCGTCCGCGACCTCATGAATCAGATCCCCGCCCAGAAGAACTCGCGCCGCGGTCTTGCTGTGAACGAGTACCTGGTCGTCAACGGCGCAGAGAACGTCTGGGCCGTCGGCGACTGCGCCATCACCAATTACGCCCCCACCGCCCAGGTTGCCAGCCAAGAGGGCGCCTTCCTGGCCCGTATGTTCAACACCATGGCCAAGACGGAGGCCATTGAGAAGGAACTGCAGCACTTGTCCGAGATCCAATCTCAGGCCAAGAACAACGACGAGCGGAACAGCGTCTTCGACGAGATCCGTGAGCGCCAGAAGCAGCTCCGCCGTGTTAAGCAGATCGGTCCCTTCCAGTACTCGCACCAGGGTAGCTTGGCGTACATTGGAAAGGAGCGTGCCGTTGCGGACATCAGCTGGTTGAGTGGTAACATTGCCAGTGGTGGTACCATGACCTATCTGTTCTGGCGTAGTGCCTACCTGAGCATGTGCTTCAGCAGTAAGTGCCTTCCAGGGTTTCTTTTACTTTGTCTGATATGCGATACTGACTATCATATAGCCCGTAACCGCGTTCTTGTCACCGTTGACTGGATCAAGGCCAAGCTGTTCGGTCGTGACGTCTCTCGGGAGTAAATTCATACCTCTCTACCTCTTCACCACACACCTTACGATTCTTCCGTCCACCATTCACTATCTGCCGCCTCTCTCTTAACGCCGCTTTGTATGACCACTTAACCTTCTTTACTATGTTCTCCacatcctctctctctctcttctcttcttgtcATGTCTTTCCGCATTTAGCAGTTTTGTGTTTTGTTTATTTGTTTTGAGCAAGCGTGacttggtttcttttcttgggAGGCCCACGGGGGAGAAAGGGAAGGGCAAGGATAAAACCAGAAAAAGGAGTGACAGCCCCTTTCCTCCCGTTTGTACTATTTTAACTTGttatttcctttgtttgtATTGTACGGACTAAATAGATAATAGACTTGGGCCTGGGATTCTAGATGAGTGCTTGACTTCATTAATCACAATGCTAATATTGAATGTTAGAGACTTTGGGATCTAATAGAGATGAAAGCCTGTCATTCAATCTGAAGTTATTCAGAGTACAACGAAAAGAGCAGGTATAGTATAAACGTAAGTCGTATAAAGTTATAAACAAGAGCAGAGTCTCGACCTAAAACAAATTCCATCCACCCCGACCCCTCTTCTCATGCTGCAACGGCCTCTCCTGACCCCGATGCATGCTGCGTCCATCTAACTGCCGGATACTCTCAATCTTCTGCAATgccaactccaacaactcctTCTTCCGGATGATGTCCAGATGTCTCCGGATGCGCGGGTCTTCACGCGCGAACCTCTCGACTTCGTCGTCGGAGAGGTGGCGGCCGAGGCGCATGTCGAGCTCGCGGGGGAAGTTATAGTAGAATTCGGAGAGGAGTTCGAcgttgaggaagaggacggcGGTGGAGGTGAGTTTGTCGGAGACGACGTCGAGGAAGATCTCAGGGCAGTAGTATTTGTTTTTCTTGGTGGCGCATTGCTTGGAGCGGACGGCAAGGAGGCGCATTTTGAGGAGGTCGGCGCGGTCACGGAGGAAGACGCTGTCGCGACCTGCAGGGGTTAGTTTATACTTTTCAAGAGGCGGGAACTTCTGGGGACTTACCTGTCTCCAGCAAAGCAGAGCTGAATCCACCAGCTCCGCCAGTGCCATCACCTTCCAGAACAATATCACCTTTCCTGACCTTGTCGATGAAAGTCATGACGTCTCTAATCTTTCTCTTCCCGATAATCTCCTCAACGCGCTTCAAGGCCCCTTCGCATGCCTTAAGTTCCTCCTTCAGCACTTTGCTCACATTCTCCCTGCCCTTGGTCCATTCAGGCTCTTCAACCTCGATTTCGAACTTGTAGGGCTTGATACAGTTTTCGACCTGGTCGCTGGTGCTGAAGAATCGGTCGTTCAGGATGCTCTCGCAGGCATCCGTAATTTGTTTTTGGGCATACGGATGCGAAGCAAACGTAGATTGCGACAAAAGGTGGTCACAGTGTGCCTGAAGAGCGTTCGCAACGACTGTAGTTGCGAGTCGACCAATTCCAAGCTTCGTCAAGGACGAAGTCGAAGCGTCGAGTTTCCGTCTCCAATATAGCGACTCTGGGTCCGCTTTGGGAAGGTCACTTAGGGGATCCGGCTCGAACAACATAGGGCTCAAGTCCTCGATAGGCTTGTTCCAATACCTCTGGGCCAGAATGTCCATGACTCGTTGGTCTAGCTCGTTCTTGAGCATCTCACGGACCTGAGGACGGCCGAACCCTTCAGCAAACGCTTTGAAAGAGTGCTTGAAACTATCAAGGGTTTCAGCCAGATAGGACTCTGCGCTGAGAGGACGGTCGTTGTACTGGACCTTGAACTCGTAGGTCGCTTCTTCCAGTTCTTGACTGATGGCATCCCTAGTTCCTGCCAGGTTGTATGCCATAGTTTGCTCAAGAACGTGCATAAGCTTGGTCCGTAAGGTCGAAACACCAATCGTAACACCGGAATCAGGACCGAACTCCGGGTGGGCAGAAAAATAGGCATTCTCATTCTTCAAGATGGCACTGGTGATGTTACCGGTGCTTCTGGAGAACAAGGTAGTTGTCTGAGGAATCCGGCAGACAACGCCTACATACCCGAGCCGCAGGGGATACTTCTTATCCGTAAGCATGCTCAGACCGCGTTCAGGGTCAACGAGATCCATCTTCGTGATCACACCGATCGTTCTTTCACCCCTCGGGTCGACACGGCGACTTGCTCTCAAAGCGGTCGAGTTAGCCAGATCGACGTCTGCCGCAGAGATAGCCAGGATGATGTTAGGTGACTGGATGTATTTGTCACATAGGTCGGAGATCTTCTGTTTGAGCTCTGGTGGTTGATCATGGCCGGCGACTTGGATGTATCCCGGGAGGTCGATGAGGGAAAGATCGGGGACATTGGGGGAATGGATGGTCAATTGAATAGGGTCGTCCGTGACGCAGTCTGTTTCAGGGACGGCCAGGTTCAGATCAGTCAAAGTTCGCTGAATCTGGGAGAAATCGGTAATCTTCCCCAGCCCAAGAGCCGGAAACTCCCCATACTCGGAGTGACCATTTGGCGTGTTGACTAGTGTGAGCTCGATTGGACGTCGGGTAACCATGTTCGAGCCCTTTGGCAGGAATTCGTGCCCAACGATAGCTTCAAGAACCGAACTTTTGCCGGAAGATTGTGACCCAATAACAACGATAGACGGAAGTGTGAGTGTATTAGACTGTCCAACGGTTGACAGGATATTCCTAATCTCGATCATTTTCCGTGTAAGAAGCATCATCTGATCATCCTCGGCAATGTCTCGACTGGACCGCGCATCGTCCTCGCCCGACTGATCGTAACCAAATGCCGCGGTGGTGGCTgccgcagcagcaccagCCCGACCCTCCTTGGGAGACTTTCCTCCACCGGGCGAGCCACTTGAGTCACTGCTCCCCGAGTCTTCCTCATCAGGGCGGAGAATCTTCTGCAGCCATTCGGGTAATTCAGTATCTTCTGTCGTTCTCTGCCAGCCGCGTTGCGTTTGTTCAGCAATAGATTGAATCTCCGAGAAAATGCCCGAAGCAGTATCACTTGCTGTCTCTCCGGCTCGTCTGAAAACATCTATAGCGTAGTTTCCGGCCTCTGTCAATCAAAGCGGGGCAGATATCAGTAACACGCAATCTCCAATAACTCGGACCCTTCAACAAAGCTTTAGAAGAGAAACATACGAGTAGCCTGATACTGAAAGTAAGCGAAACTGGCAACCATAGCCCCTCCAAACATGGCCGGTAACCTGACTAGCTTCACCGCCAGCTTGGGAAGCATTCTGGAAAACGAAATCGCCCGCACAGCGGGGACATTGTTGTGAATAGAGTTAGTCCCAACAGTCCATGCTCGGCCTCGCAGTGCGGCACTGCCATCTGCTCGTAAAAGACCCCCCGTCCTTGCACCGGCGTTGTGGGCATGGCGAGCCAGGGAACCTGCCCGCAGAAGCGGAGCAAGACGGTGGGAGAGGATCCTCCCGCTCATGATTGATGAAAGCTCATACAGATCCGGGAGATGTCAGTGGAAAAGCGGTCATCTCCGGGCTGGTGAGCCTCGAAGAATAAATCAGGGAGGGTATATAGGGGCTGATAAGACGGAATAGGGTATATCGAGTCGTGGGGTTGACAACGAAGATACAATGACGGAGGATTTGACGAATCTCCGCGCGGGAGATCCCGTGACCTGCGCTGTTGGCCGCGTTGCATGCCGGAAAATGTCGGTGAGTCACGTGGCGTCATAGAGCCATATTGACAATCACTGACGACTGATTGGGGATATTTATTGACGATTGATTGGGCTCTGTTTTGAATTACTTATTTGCTTGTGTTCCCAGTGTTATTGTTTGTCTAACGTGGAGCGAGTACACTTGGGATTCTTTTATCGGCGTTGGGCTGGAGCTGATCTCATCGGAATAAGATCAGAACCATACTTCATTATCTCTTGAGGAAATCCCTCTTGCGAGCAACAGCGATACGGCCGGGAAATTATGTGCAGATTCCTAGTAAGTGGCTTCACCCTTCTTATTTGCCATGACACAAATCGCATTAACCGCATCTTAGGT
This Aspergillus chevalieri M1 DNA, chromosome 3, nearly complete sequence DNA region includes the following protein-coding sequences:
- the NDE1_1 gene encoding alternative NADH-dehydrogenase (COG:C;~EggNog:ENOG410PIYA;~InterPro:IPR036188,IPR023753;~PFAM:PF07992,PF00070;~TransMembrane:1 (i72-93o);~go_function: GO:0016491 - oxidoreductase activity [Evidence IEA];~go_process: GO:0055114 - oxidation-reduction process [Evidence IEA]), coding for MAGSTLAMRSSMVTPSTMRISSFSRVARPLRSNGFLQQQSFQRAAARRTYADAAPAPTPTPKPKKKFRFLRWTWRLTLLTGAGLTGMLAYSIYELRHPIEQIEPDPSKKTLVVLGTGWGSVSLLKKLDTENYNVIVISPRNYFLFTPLLPSCTTGLVEHRSIMEPIRNILRQKKGGVRFYEAEATKIDYEKRVVYISDDSEIKGEISHTEVPFDMLVVGVGAENATFGIKGVKENSCFLKEVGDAQKIRKRIMDCVETAMFKDQTEEEVKRLLHMVVVGGGPTGVEFAGEIQDFFNEDLKKWIPEIKDNFHVTLVEALPNVLPMFSKQLIDYTESTFKEESITIRAKTMVKNVTDKFIQAEVTKPDGSKELETIPYGLLVWATGNAVRNVVRDLMNQIPAQKNSRRGLAVNEYLVVNGAENVWAVGDCAITNYAPTAQVASQEGAFLARMFNTMAKTEAIEKELQHLSEIQSQAKNNDERNSVFDEIRERQKQLRRVKQIGPFQYSHQGSLAYIGKERAVADISWLSGNIASGGTMTYLFWRSAYLSMCFSTRNRVLVTVDWIKAKLFGRDVSRE
- the MGM1 gene encoding dynamin-related GTPase MGM1 (BUSCO:EOG09260KUC;~COG:U;~EggNog:ENOG410PFSZ;~InterPro:IPR019762,IPR030381,IPR027417,IPR001401, IPR000375,IPR022812,IPR020850;~PFAM:PF00350,PF01031;~TransMembrane:1 (i77-97o);~go_function: GO:0003924 - GTPase activity [Evidence IEA];~go_function: GO:0005525 - GTP binding [Evidence IEA]), whose product is MSGRILSHRLAPLLRAGSLARHAHNAGARTGGLLRADGSAALRGRAWTVGTNSIHNNVPAVRAISFSRMLPKLAVKLVRLPAMFGGAMVASFAYFQYQATQAGNYAIDVFRRAGETASDTASGIFSEIQSIAEQTQRGWQRTTEDTELPEWLQKILRPDEEDSGSSDSSGSPGGGKSPKEGRAGAAAAATTAAFGYDQSGEDDARSSRDIAEDDQMMLLTRKMIEIRNILSTVGQSNTLTLPSIVVIGSQSSGKSSVLEAIVGHEFLPKGSNMVTRRPIELTLVNTPNGHSEYGEFPALGLGKITDFSQIQRTLTDLNLAVPETDCVTDDPIQLTIHSPNVPDLSLIDLPGYIQVAGHDQPPELKQKISDLCDKYIQSPNIILAISAADVDLANSTALRASRRVDPRGERTIGVITKMDLVDPERGLSMLTDKKYPLRLGYVGVVCRIPQTTTLFSRSTGNITSAILKNENAYFSAHPEFGPDSGVTIGVSTLRTKLMHVLEQTMAYNLAGTRDAISQELEEATYEFKVQYNDRPLSAESYLAETLDSFKHSFKAFAEGFGRPQVREMLKNELDQRVMDILAQRYWNKPIEDLSPMLFEPDPLSDLPKADPESLYWRRKLDASTSSLTKLGIGRLATTVVANALQAHCDHLLSQSTFASHPYAQKQITDACESILNDRFFSTSDQVENCIKPYKFEIEVEEPEWTKGRENVSKVLKEELKACEGALKRVEEIIGKRKIRDVMTFIDKVRKGDIVLEGDGTGGAGGFSSALLETGRDSVFLRDRADLLKMRLLAVRSKQCATKKNKYYCPEIFLDVVSDKLTSTAVLFLNVELLSEFYYNFPRELDMRLGRHLSDDEVERFAREDPRIRRHLDIIRKKELLELALQKIESIRQLDGRSMHRGQERPLQHEKRGRGGWNLF